One genomic region from Pseudorca crassidens isolate mPseCra1 chromosome 11, mPseCra1.hap1, whole genome shotgun sequence encodes:
- the CDK2 gene encoding cyclin-dependent kinase 2 isoform X2 produces MENFQKVEKIGEGTYGVVYKAKNKVTGEVVALKKIRLDTETEGVPSTAIREISLLKELNHPNIVKLLDVIHTENKLYLVFEFLHQDLKKFMDASALTGIPLPLIKSYLFQLLQGLAFCHSHRVLHRDLKPQNLLINAEGAIKLADFGLARAFGVPVRTYTHEVVTLWYRAPEILLGCKYYSTAVDIWSLGCIFAEMVTRRALFPGDSEIDQLFRIFRTLGTPDEVVWPGVTSMPDYKPSFPKWARQDFSKVVPPLDEDGRSLLSQMLHYDPNKRISAKAALAHPFFQDVTKPVPHLRL; encoded by the exons ATGGAGAACTTCCAAAAAGTGGAAAAGATCGGAGAGGGCACGTACGGAGTTGTGTACAAAGCCAAAAACAAGGTGACGGGAGAAGTGGTGGCGCTTAAAAAAATCCGCCTGGACAC TGAGACGGAGGGTGTACCCAGTACTGCCATACGAGAGATCTCTCTGCTAAAGGAGCTTAACCACCCTAATATTGTCAA GCTGCTGGATGTCAttcatacagaaaacaaactctaCCTGGTTTTTGAGTTTCTGCACCAGGATCTCAAGAAATTCATGGATGCCTCTGCTCTCACTGGCATTCCTCTTCCCCTCATAAAG AGCTATCTGTTCCAGCTGCTCCAGGGCCTAGCTTTCTGCCATTCTCATCGGGTCCTGCACCGAGACCTCAAACCTCAGAATCTGCTTATCAACGCAGAGGGGGCCATCAAGCTAGCAGACTTTGGACTAGCCAGAGCCTTTGGAGTCCCTGTTCGTACTTACACCCACGAG GTGGTGACTCTGTGGTACCGAGCACCTGAAATCCTTCTGGGCTGCAAATACTACTCCACAGCTGTGGACATCTGGAGCCTGGGCTGCATCTTTGCTGAGATG GTGACCCGGCGGGCCCTATTCCCAGGAGATTCTGAGATCGACCAACTCTTCCGGATCTTTCGGACTCTGGGGACCCCAGATGAGGTGGTTTGGCCAGGAGTTACTTCTATGCCTGATTATAAGCCAAGTTTCCCCAAGTGGGCCAGGCAAGATTTTAGCAAAGTTGTGCCCCCCCTGGATGAAGATGGACGGAGCTTGTTATCG CAAATGCTGCACTACGACCCCAACAAGCGGATTTCAGCAAAGGCAGCTTTGGCTCACCCTTTCTTCCAGGATGTGACCAAGCCAGTACCTCACCTTCGACTCTGA
- the CDK2 gene encoding cyclin-dependent kinase 2 isoform X1, producing MENFQKVEKIGEGTYGVVYKAKNKVTGEVVALKKIRLDTETEGVPSTAIREISLLKELNHPNIVKLLDVIHTENKLYLVFEFLHQDLKKFMDASALTGIPLPLIKSYLFQLLQGLAFCHSHRVLHRDLKPQNLLINAEGAIKLADFGLARAFGVPVRTYTHEVVTLWYRAPEILLGCKYYSTAVDIWSLGCIFAEMHLVCTQHHARCCGEHRRNGRHSLCPLCSYLEVSAPQGGGMTAVSTPHPVTRRALFPGDSEIDQLFRIFRTLGTPDEVVWPGVTSMPDYKPSFPKWARQDFSKVVPPLDEDGRSLLSQMLHYDPNKRISAKAALAHPFFQDVTKPVPHLRL from the exons ATGGAGAACTTCCAAAAAGTGGAAAAGATCGGAGAGGGCACGTACGGAGTTGTGTACAAAGCCAAAAACAAGGTGACGGGAGAAGTGGTGGCGCTTAAAAAAATCCGCCTGGACAC TGAGACGGAGGGTGTACCCAGTACTGCCATACGAGAGATCTCTCTGCTAAAGGAGCTTAACCACCCTAATATTGTCAA GCTGCTGGATGTCAttcatacagaaaacaaactctaCCTGGTTTTTGAGTTTCTGCACCAGGATCTCAAGAAATTCATGGATGCCTCTGCTCTCACTGGCATTCCTCTTCCCCTCATAAAG AGCTATCTGTTCCAGCTGCTCCAGGGCCTAGCTTTCTGCCATTCTCATCGGGTCCTGCACCGAGACCTCAAACCTCAGAATCTGCTTATCAACGCAGAGGGGGCCATCAAGCTAGCAGACTTTGGACTAGCCAGAGCCTTTGGAGTCCCTGTTCGTACTTACACCCACGAG GTGGTGACTCTGTGGTACCGAGCACCTGAAATCCTTCTGGGCTGCAAATACTACTCCACAGCTGTGGACATCTGGAGCCTGGGCTGCATCTTTGCTGAGATG cacctAGTGTGTACCCAGCACCACGCTAGGTGCTGTGGGGAACACAGAAGAAATGGaagacacagtctctgcccgcTGTGCTCCTATCTAGAAGTGTCTGCACCACAAGGAGGGGGGATGACCGCAGTGTCTACCCCACACCCC GTGACCCGGCGGGCCCTATTCCCAGGAGATTCTGAGATCGACCAACTCTTCCGGATCTTTCGGACTCTGGGGACCCCAGATGAGGTGGTTTGGCCAGGAGTTACTTCTATGCCTGATTATAAGCCAAGTTTCCCCAAGTGGGCCAGGCAAGATTTTAGCAAAGTTGTGCCCCCCCTGGATGAAGATGGACGGAGCTTGTTATCG CAAATGCTGCACTACGACCCCAACAAGCGGATTTCAGCAAAGGCAGCTTTGGCTCACCCTTTCTTCCAGGATGTGACCAAGCCAGTACCTCACCTTCGACTCTGA